CGAACTGCACACCACCCGCCTACGACTGCGGCCGTTCACCGACGCCGACACGGCACCGCTCTACACGCTCCACAGCAACGCCCACGTGCTGCGCTACTGGGACTCCCCGCCATGGACCGAACCGGCCCGCGCCCAGCGCTTCATCGCAACATGCCGGACGATCGAGGAGGAAGGCACGGGAGCACGGGTGGCCGTCGACCGCCTCTCCGACGGCGCGTTCATCGGCTGGTGCGGCCTGACCAACTGGAACCCGGACTTCCGCAGCGCATCCCTCGGCTACGTCTTCGACACCGCCGCATGGGGCCACGGCTACGCCACCGAGACCGCACACGCCGTCCTGCGGTGGGCGTTCGACGCCCTGGACCTGAACCGCGTCCAGGCCGAGACCGACACCCGCAACCTGGCCTCCGCCCGGGTCCTGGACAAGCTCGGCTTCGTCCGCGAAGGCACCCTCCGCGAGGACTGCGTCGTCAACGGCGACGTCTCCGACTCCTGGATCTTCGGCCTCCTCCACCGCGAATGGCACCCGACAGCCGTCCACTAGAACCCGAAACCGGGCCGACACTCGCCCCCGACACACGAGGACGCCCCGCCCTCGACCCCGCCGGCAACGCCACCAAAACCCCCGCGAAGACCCCTGCGGTAGGGTCCCCGGCACACGGACGAGGGACTGGCCGCGGGGGAGCGCCACAGTGGTGGATTTCGACCGTCAGATCGAACCATTCCGACAGGAGCTGCTCGCTCACTGCTACCGCATCCTCGGCTCGGTCCACGACGCCGAGGACCTGGTGCAGGAGACCTATCTGCGAGCCTGGCGGGCCCGGGACGCCTACGACCCGTCCCGCGCCGCATTGCGGACCTGGCTCCACCGGATCGCCACCAACGCATGCCTGACAGCCCTGGAAACCCGGCGCCGCCGCCCGCTGCCCGCCGGAACAGTGACCGAACGCCTGCCCACGGACCCGCTGGTCCACGGAGGCGAAGCCACCTGGCTCCAGCCGATCCCCGACTCACTGCTGCACCTGGGAAGCCCCACCGGCACGGCCATCGACCCCAGCAGCGTACGGCTCGCCTTCGTCGCCGCCCTGCAACACCTCTCAGCACGCCAACGGGCCGCGCTGATCCTGCGCGACGTCCTCGCCTTCTCCGCCGTCGAAGCAGCGGACGTCCTCGACGCGTCGGTCGCCTCGGTCAACAGCGCCCTGCAACGCGCACGCGCTCGCCTGAACGAGGCGGGCGTCCTCGAGGAGCAGATTGCAGAACCCTCCCAGGCAGAGCAACGAGCCCTCGTCGACCGCTACATGAAAGCGTTCCAGGACGCCGACGTCGAAGGGCTCAAGAAACTGCTGAGCGACGACGTCATCATGGAGATGCCGCCGATGCTCAACTGGTTCACCGGACCCGAGAAGTACGGGCAGTTCATGGACTGGGTCTTCGCCGAGGCAGGCGCCAACTGGCACCTGACCCATGTCGCGGCGAACGGCCAGCCCGGCATGGCCGCCTACCGCCTCGGCGACAGCGGCGCCTTCGAACTCCACACACTCCAGGTGTTCACCGTCACCGCTTCCGGGATCAGCAGAAACACCGTCTTCCAGGACACCGAGATCTTCGCAGCCTTCCGTCTGGCCCCCCGCATCGAAGCCTGACCACACCAAACCGACTGCTTCTGCGAGGGCGCACCCCGCGCTCCTCAAAAAATGTTCGGAGTACGCGATGAGCCGGGACTCCGGCGCCGGTATGTACCTGCGGAGCCGCACCGGCTCCCGGTGCGCCGCAGCCCGCGGCAACCCGCACGCGTACGACCGAGCAAGGAGCAACCATGACCACGAACCGGACGCACACCGCGGACGAGACCGCCATCCTCAAGGTCCTCGAGAACGTCTACGCCGCGTGGGACACCTATGACGCGGACGCGTTCGTCGCCGACTACACCGAGGACGCGAGCGTGATCCTGCCGGGGTCCTACCGCTCCTCCCGCGAGGAGATCCGGCAGAGCATGCAGGCCGGCTTCACCAGCTACCTCAAGGACTCCACCACGAACAACAAGGTGCTCGACATCCGCTTCCTCAACAAGGATGCCGCCGCCGTCATCAGCGAGACGAGCATCCTCTTCTCCGGCGAGACACACGTGCCGGCCGACCGCAGCGCGATCGCCATGTGGATCCTGACCCGCCAGGAAACGGAATGGCAGGTGGCTGCCTACCAGAACTCGCCGAAGGCGGCGGCCACGAGCTGACACCGCCGGGGTCGCCCGCCCACGGTCCTGGAGTTGAGGGCCTGGGCGAGCACCGGCCCGTCCCGTCCCGGAACCCGGGACGGGCCACCCCACCGTGTCGCCGGCCTCAACCGACGATCCCCGTGCCGTCCAAGGCGCGGGTCGCCTGGGTTCAACGATCGCCGCCGGCCAGGTGGACCAAGCCCCGGTACTCGCGTCAGCTGAGGGTGCTCGCGAAGCTCATGTCTTGCTCAGGGATGGGGCGGAAGCTGGTCATCCGCCGAAGAGCACTGCCAAGATCTCGACAGCTGCCGGTGCCGAGATCATCGCGGGCAGTAATCTTCCCCTGACCAAGGAGATGTCATGCGCATGCCCCGAAGGGCTTTGCTGGTACCTGCTGTGACTGCTGTCGTTCTCGCCGGAGCGGGGCCGGTGTTCGCGGACGACCCGACAACAGACCCGGCCGACACCGTCGCGACGGCGCCGCCCGCCCAGCCGGAGGAGACGGACCTCACCGAGGGAGCTCCTGACGTTCCCGCCGCAGCTCCCTCCGACGCCGCCGACCAGGTGCCCTCCAGCCGCGGTTGCGAGCAGGGCTGGTACTACAAGGCCAGCAGCAAGTCGAAGGACTACCACAAGGGGGTTGGCGCCGAGCAGGCCAACCACAACGGCACGTCACGCACCGCCAAGTCCACGTTCACCTCGGACGTGACCGGCACGGTAGGCATCGCCTACACCGGCGAACTCAACGTCAAGGGCAGCGCGGCGGTCATCGAGATCTCCGGGAAGTTCGGGGTGACCGTCTCCGCCTCCCTCACCGCGAAGCTCGGCAATGCGATCACGGTGGACACCCCCGCCCGCAAGACAACGTACGGCCGGTACGGCGTCTACCGTTTGAAGAGCTACGGCTACAGCCAATACACCTATGTCAACTGCGGGAAGGGCGCCAAGCACAACGTCACCATCTACACGCCCCACCGCGTCGGCTGGGCCATCTGGGAGGACTGACGTGTCACGTCGAACCCGCGCAGCCCTGATCCTCGTGTGCGCCACGCTGCTCGTCCCCCTGACCGGCTGCTCGTCCGGGCATGACGACAACAAGGCGTCCCCGGCCACACGTTCGTCCGAGCCGTCCGCGAAAGCCACTCCCACCCCGAGTGCCACACAGCCCGCGGTCCAGCAGCCTCCCGAGCTGGACGCCGGCGAGAGGCTCGCCGGCCGTCAGAAGGCGACCACCGGGAACGCAACCCTTTCCTTCACCAAGGGCAAGAAGGGAGACGCACTGATCGTCGCGGTGCGCTGCCAGGGCGCCGGGAAGATCAAGGTCGCTGTCCAGTCCGTGCACATCTCCTTCCCGCTGGAGTGCCAGGCCGGCGAAGTCAGCACCACCTACAACCAGGTCGCGGTCAAAGGCGTGGAACGCAACGGCGTCGTGTCCGTCGAGGCATCTTCTGCCGTGCACTGGTCCATGACGATCGGCCGCGGCACCCCAGCCGAAGAGGAATCGCCCACCTCGACCGCCGAATCTCTCTAGACGGCTTGCGCGCGGTGGTGCATCCGCGGCACCACCGCACGCCCCCCGCGGACGCCCAGTGTCGTTTTTGCCGCGAGAGCCGACAACCAGGCGTCGCCGACCCAAGCTAGAGGTCTGGAGCGACGAACCCGATCTTGACGAGTGTCCCTACCAGTGGCTTAGTTCACGGGTTGCAAGGATCGACGAAGCCACCACCCGAAGACGCCAAAGACCGTGCGCAAAACCTGGGACGCTCTGACTGACGAAACCTGCCAGCTCTCGTACGATCCCGCTTCAGGGTCGGGCGACGAGGGGGGTGCGGCCAGTGCGCCGCTTTGTGATTGCCGGGATCAGCGCAGTCCTGGCGATGACGGTCGCTAGTTGTTCGACAGACAAGGACACACATCCGCCGGCACATCAGAGCGAGACGGCCGGCTCCGGGGCGTGGCAGCCGGTGGGCCACACCGACATCCCCGGGAACCTGTACGGCGTGACGGCTACCGGCGCACACGACGCATGGGCCGTGGGAGACGAGAGCGACGAGCCGGCCGTCATGCGATGGCGCGGCGGGACGTGGACGAGAGTCGAGATACCCGGACGCCTTGGCCTGAACAGCCTGCGCGTCGTCGCAGCCTCGGGGCCCGGTGACGTGTGGGTCTTCGGCGCCGCGGGGGTGGCGGC
The window above is part of the Streptomyces sp. NBC_01428 genome. Proteins encoded here:
- a CDS encoding GNAT family N-acetyltransferase; amino-acid sequence: MTLPTPELHTTRLRLRPFTDADTAPLYTLHSNAHVLRYWDSPPWTEPARAQRFIATCRTIEEEGTGARVAVDRLSDGAFIGWCGLTNWNPDFRSASLGYVFDTAAWGHGYATETAHAVLRWAFDALDLNRVQAETDTRNLASARVLDKLGFVREGTLREDCVVNGDVSDSWIFGLLHREWHPTAVH
- a CDS encoding SgcJ/EcaC family oxidoreductase; this encodes MTTNRTHTADETAILKVLENVYAAWDTYDADAFVADYTEDASVILPGSYRSSREEIRQSMQAGFTSYLKDSTTNNKVLDIRFLNKDAAAVISETSILFSGETHVPADRSAIAMWILTRQETEWQVAAYQNSPKAAATS
- a CDS encoding RNA polymerase subunit sigma-70, with amino-acid sequence MVDFDRQIEPFRQELLAHCYRILGSVHDAEDLVQETYLRAWRARDAYDPSRAALRTWLHRIATNACLTALETRRRRPLPAGTVTERLPTDPLVHGGEATWLQPIPDSLLHLGSPTGTAIDPSSVRLAFVAALQHLSARQRAALILRDVLAFSAVEAADVLDASVASVNSALQRARARLNEAGVLEEQIAEPSQAEQRALVDRYMKAFQDADVEGLKKLLSDDVIMEMPPMLNWFTGPEKYGQFMDWVFAEAGANWHLTHVAANGQPGMAAYRLGDSGAFELHTLQVFTVTASGISRNTVFQDTEIFAAFRLAPRIEA